A DNA window from Turicibacter sp. TJ11 contains the following coding sequences:
- a CDS encoding DUF3656 domain-containing protein yields the protein MSTIELLAPVGHREGLLAAVTNGADAIYVGGAAFGARKEAAFSNEELIEVIKFSHLHHVKVYVTVNTTIFDQELDALKEYIHFLYLNDVDAIIVQDLGVAHLVKQLYPDFELHFSTQMTLHNTKGAEFAKQFGADRVVVARENTLDEIKAMKQAVDIDLEVFVHGALCVCYSGQCLMSSMIGARSGNRGACAQTCRLPYELVDLSTGKTLDSKVGDFLLSPRDLKTIDEVGELIEAGVTSFKIEGRLKKPEYVATVVKAYREAIDQYLETRRVKISKQTHADMEQIFSRGFTKGFLFGDKGQTWMSADRPNHKGIMIGEVVNVKGKRITIHLKSPLEVGDGLRFVGLTNKDQGLQVQKMFVKGNDVKLAEPGNVDLEVPFSLSKGMKVYKTTSVSLAKRAQVTEKSVPKIEICGEVSAKLGEPLKIMVWDNDSNMVTIETGCVFEAATNTPLSKDRLKQQLEKTGSTPFNFAYLNINMDEGITMPISVINQIRRDLLEKLEQNRMKHYEHRQPSEVVPTISTQTTTAITSQLTVSVRQIKQLQVALNQGIQTIYYKDLKTLKKAVELGEQYGATIIPQLPRIINDEEIEQATTIIEELSLQTIMLGEYGMYQALKDKGYTFLTDFAFNTNNVQSIEALKQLGISQVTLSYEINQKQMRGLLKQAPLPSEAIVYTRIPMMITKHCPVKLLNQQEFCRLCLSTPFGLRDRKNKILPLLRTGNCLTEIFNSQHLILIEFINELKKMGVQSFRLEFTNESEATMIQAIMAYQAAIKSGKVDLDWLAQYKDNDDYTKGHYHRGVCI from the coding sequence ATGTCAACTATTGAATTATTAGCACCTGTTGGTCATAGGGAAGGATTACTAGCTGCCGTTACAAATGGAGCGGATGCTATCTATGTCGGTGGAGCAGCCTTTGGCGCTCGAAAAGAAGCGGCTTTTTCAAATGAAGAATTAATTGAAGTCATTAAATTTAGTCATTTACATCATGTTAAAGTTTATGTGACCGTTAATACGACGATTTTTGATCAAGAACTAGATGCATTAAAAGAATATATCCACTTTTTATATTTAAATGACGTTGATGCGATTATTGTTCAAGATCTTGGAGTCGCACATTTAGTTAAACAACTGTATCCAGATTTTGAACTTCATTTTAGTACGCAGATGACACTACATAATACAAAAGGAGCTGAATTCGCTAAACAATTCGGCGCTGATCGAGTAGTGGTTGCGCGTGAAAATACATTAGATGAAATTAAAGCGATGAAACAAGCCGTTGATATTGATTTAGAAGTCTTTGTTCATGGCGCTTTATGTGTTTGCTATTCTGGACAATGTTTAATGAGTAGTATGATTGGGGCACGAAGTGGGAACCGTGGAGCATGTGCTCAAACTTGCCGTCTTCCTTATGAATTAGTAGATTTATCAACCGGAAAGACACTGGATTCAAAGGTTGGAGATTTCTTACTCAGTCCACGTGATTTAAAAACGATTGATGAAGTTGGAGAACTGATCGAAGCGGGAGTGACTTCATTTAAAATTGAAGGGCGCCTAAAAAAACCAGAGTATGTAGCAACGGTTGTGAAAGCTTATCGTGAAGCGATTGATCAATACTTAGAAACACGTCGTGTCAAAATTTCAAAACAAACGCACGCAGATATGGAGCAAATCTTTAGTCGTGGATTTACGAAAGGATTTTTATTTGGTGATAAAGGCCAAACATGGATGAGTGCTGATCGTCCTAATCATAAAGGAATTATGATTGGAGAAGTGGTGAACGTTAAAGGCAAACGTATTACCATTCATTTAAAATCACCGCTTGAAGTGGGAGATGGATTACGTTTTGTTGGCTTAACGAATAAAGATCAAGGATTACAAGTTCAAAAAATGTTTGTTAAAGGAAACGATGTGAAGCTTGCTGAGCCTGGTAACGTTGATTTAGAGGTACCTTTCTCTTTATCAAAAGGAATGAAAGTTTACAAAACAACCTCTGTTTCATTAGCTAAACGTGCTCAGGTTACTGAAAAATCAGTACCTAAAATTGAAATCTGTGGAGAAGTGAGTGCTAAACTTGGCGAGCCATTAAAAATAATGGTCTGGGATAATGATTCAAATATGGTAACGATAGAGACAGGGTGTGTCTTTGAAGCAGCAACGAATACACCTTTAAGTAAAGATCGTTTAAAACAGCAACTTGAGAAAACAGGAAGTACGCCGTTTAACTTCGCGTATCTTAATATTAATATGGACGAAGGAATTACGATGCCAATTTCAGTGATTAACCAAATTCGTCGCGATTTATTAGAAAAGCTTGAACAAAATCGCATGAAACATTATGAGCATCGTCAACCTTCTGAAGTTGTACCAACTATTTCAACTCAAACAACAACAGCTATCACCTCACAGCTGACAGTGAGTGTTCGTCAAATTAAGCAATTACAAGTCGCTTTAAATCAAGGGATTCAAACGATTTACTATAAAGATCTTAAAACATTAAAAAAAGCAGTTGAACTAGGAGAGCAGTATGGGGCAACCATCATCCCACAACTACCACGTATTATAAATGATGAAGAAATTGAACAGGCAACAACTATTATTGAAGAGTTATCTCTTCAAACGATTATGCTTGGTGAATATGGAATGTATCAGGCGCTTAAAGATAAAGGCTATACCTTCTTAACAGACTTTGCTTTTAATACAAACAATGTTCAAAGTATTGAAGCATTAAAGCAACTAGGGATTTCACAAGTTACATTATCATATGAGATTAATCAAAAACAAATGCGTGGATTATTAAAGCAAGCACCGTTACCAAGTGAAGCGATTGTTTATACACGCATTCCAATGATGATTACTAAACACTGTCCTGTTAAATTGTTAAATCAACAAGAGTTTTGTCGATTATGTTTAAGTACACCATTTGGACTACGTGATCGTAAAAATAAAATTTTACCGCTTCTTCGTACTGGAAACTGTTTAACGGAAATTTTTAACTCGCAACATCTCATTCTAATAGAGTTTATTAATGAATTGAAAAAGATGGGCGTTCAAAGCTTCCGCTTAGAATTCACCAATGAATCAGAGGCGACGATGATTCAAGCTATAATGGCTTATCAAGCTGCCATTAAATCAGGAAAAGTTGATTTAGATTGGCTAGCTCAATATAAAGATAATGATGATTATACAAAAGGACATTATCATCGAGGCGTTTGTATATAA
- a CDS encoding DUF421 domain-containing protein: MLKVLISILLAAVFYFVLLVCYKIMGKREVNQLSTVDVVINILIANIAAGGIVEEEYWLDALGGVLVIVALQIVMAKLQLNKPKLRNMVEGDPSLIIKNGSIDYEELKKLRIDLDDFMMLLRGDGIVAPEDVQYGIIEKNGKLTIFEKKIPTKVFPLPLVVSGEIKTKALQGLGKDDQWLMKQLESHQFYRLEQIDYLFCEEHKLAIYTNQGIEKLTIK; encoded by the coding sequence ATGTTAAAAGTGTTAATTTCAATTTTACTTGCTGCTGTCTTTTACTTCGTTTTATTAGTTTGTTATAAAATCATGGGAAAACGTGAAGTCAATCAACTAAGTACAGTAGATGTTGTTATTAATATCCTAATTGCTAATATTGCAGCAGGGGGTATTGTTGAAGAAGAATACTGGCTAGATGCCTTAGGTGGAGTGCTAGTTATTGTTGCTCTTCAAATTGTGATGGCTAAACTTCAACTTAACAAACCAAAACTACGTAATATGGTTGAGGGGGACCCATCGTTGATTATTAAAAATGGATCGATTGACTATGAGGAGCTTAAAAAACTTCGTATTGATTTAGATGATTTTATGATGTTGCTTCGAGGAGATGGTATCGTCGCCCCCGAAGATGTTCAATACGGCATTATTGAAAAGAATGGGAAGTTAACGATTTTTGAAAAAAAAATACCTACTAAGGTATTTCCACTGCCACTTGTCGTATCAGGTGAAATAAAAACAAAAGCTTTACAAGGTCTTGGGAAAGATGATCAGTGGCTAATGAAACAATTAGAAAGTCATCAATTTTATCGATTAGAACAAATTGATTATCTATTTTGTGAAGAACATAAACTTGCCATTTACACTAATCAAGGAATTGAAAAGTTAACTATAAAATAA